A single region of the Paraburkholderia megapolitana genome encodes:
- the nusG gene encoding transcription termination/antitermination protein NusG, which yields MSDTPASPSGKRWYVVHAYSGMEKSVQRALQERIDRAGMQDKFGQILVPTEEVVEVKGGHKSVTERRFFPGYVLVEMEMTDETWHLVKNTAKVTGFVGGARNRPSPISPREVEKIMSQMQEGVEKPRPKTLFEVGEMVRVKDGPFTDFNGSVEEVNYEKSRVRVSVTIFGRATPVELEFGQVEKL from the coding sequence ATGAGCGATACTCCGGCATCCCCGAGCGGCAAGCGTTGGTATGTGGTGCACGCCTACTCCGGCATGGAGAAGAGCGTGCAACGTGCGCTTCAGGAGCGCATCGATCGCGCTGGCATGCAGGACAAGTTTGGCCAGATCCTCGTGCCGACCGAAGAGGTGGTTGAGGTGAAGGGCGGTCACAAATCGGTGACCGAGCGTCGTTTCTTCCCGGGCTATGTGCTCGTGGAAATGGAAATGACGGACGAAACGTGGCACCTGGTGAAGAACACCGCAAAGGTGACCGGTTTTGTTGGTGGTGCGCGCAATCGTCCGAGCCCGATTTCCCCGCGGGAAGTCGAGAAGATCATGTCGCAGATGCAGGAAGGTGTGGAGAAGCCGCGCCCGAAGACCCTGTTCGAAGTCGGCGAGATGGTGCGCGTGAAGGACGGTCCGTTCACGGACTTCAACGGCAGCGTCGAGGAAGTGAACTACGAGAAGTCGCGTGTTCGCGTGTCCGTGACGATTTTCGGCCGTGCAACGCCGGTCGAGCTGGAATTCGGCCAGGTCGAGAAGTTGTAA
- the secE gene encoding preprotein translocase subunit SecE: MANPSVETVNTSGDKLTLAAGVLLVLAGFVGFFWLGSQEWYVRGAALAVGVIAGVAVGLISAPGKGFIAFAKDSYKEVRKVVWPTRKEATQTTLVVFAFVFVMAIFLWISDKSIEWAIFSVILGWK, from the coding sequence ATGGCGAATCCTTCCGTCGAAACTGTAAATACTTCTGGCGACAAGCTAACGCTGGCCGCAGGCGTATTGTTGGTCTTGGCCGGGTTCGTAGGGTTCTTCTGGCTTGGTAGCCAGGAGTGGTACGTCCGCGGTGCAGCCTTGGCAGTTGGTGTGATCGCGGGTGTGGCGGTCGGTCTTATCTCCGCGCCCGGCAAGGGTTTCATCGCGTTCGCCAAAGACTCGTACAAGGAAGTCCGCAAGGTCGTGTGGCCCACTCGTAAAGAGGCTACCCAGACGACCCTCGTGGTGTTTGCCTTCGTATTCGTCATGGCGATATTTCTCTGGATCAGCGACAAATCCATTGAATGGGCGATTTTCTCGGTGATTCTGGGTTGGAAATGA
- the tuf gene encoding elongation factor Tu, whose product MAKGKFERTKPHVNVGTIGHVDHGKTTLTAAITTVLTAKFGGEAKAYDQIDAAPEEKARGITINTAHVEYETANRHYAHVDCPGHADYVKNMITGAAQMDGAILVCSAADGPMPQTREHILLARQVGVPYIIVFLNKCDMVDDAELLELVEMEVRELLSKYDFPGDDTPIIKGSAKLALEGDKGELGEVAIMNLADALDTYIPTPERAVDGAFLMPVEDVFSISGRGTVVTGRVERGVVKVGEEIEIVGIKPTVKTTCTGVEMFRKLLDQGQAGDNVGILLRGTKREDVERGQVLAKPGSINPHTHFTAEVYVLSKDEGGRHTPFFNNYRPQFYFRTTDVTGSIELPKDKEMVMPGDNVTITVKLINPIAMEEGLRFAIREGGRTVGAGVVAKILE is encoded by the coding sequence ATGGCCAAGGGTAAGTTTGAGCGGACGAAGCCGCACGTGAACGTTGGCACGATCGGTCACGTTGACCACGGCAAGACCACGCTGACGGCAGCGATCACGACGGTGCTGACCGCGAAGTTCGGCGGCGAAGCGAAGGCGTACGACCAGATCGACGCAGCGCCGGAAGAAAAGGCGCGCGGTATCACGATCAACACGGCGCACGTGGAGTACGAAACGGCGAACCGCCACTACGCGCACGTTGACTGCCCGGGCCACGCTGACTATGTGAAGAACATGATCACGGGCGCAGCGCAGATGGACGGCGCAATCCTGGTGTGCTCGGCCGCTGACGGCCCGATGCCGCAAACGCGTGAGCACATCCTGCTGGCGCGTCAGGTCGGTGTGCCGTACATCATCGTGTTCCTGAACAAGTGCGACATGGTGGACGACGCCGAGCTGCTGGAGCTGGTGGAAATGGAAGTTCGCGAACTTCTGTCGAAGTACGACTTCCCGGGCGACGACACGCCGATCATCAAGGGTTCGGCCAAGCTGGCGCTGGAAGGCGACAAGGGCGAACTGGGTGAAGTGGCGATCATGAACCTGGCCGACGCACTGGACACGTACATCCCGACGCCGGAGCGCGCAGTGGACGGCGCATTCCTGATGCCGGTGGAAGACGTGTTCTCGATCTCGGGTCGCGGTACGGTGGTGACGGGCCGGGTTGAGCGCGGCGTGGTGAAGGTCGGCGAAGAAATCGAAATCGTCGGGATCAAGCCGACGGTGAAGACGACGTGCACGGGCGTGGAAATGTTCCGCAAGCTGCTCGACCAGGGTCAGGCGGGCGACAACGTGGGTATCCTGCTGCGCGGCACGAAGCGTGAAGACGTGGAGCGTGGCCAGGTGCTGGCCAAGCCGGGTTCGATCAACCCGCACACGCACTTCACGGCCGAAGTGTACGTGCTGAGCAAGGATGAAGGCGGCCGTCATACGCCGTTCTTCAACAACTACCGTCCGCAGTTCTACTTCCGTACGACGGACGTGACGGGCTCGATCGAGCTGCCGAAGGACAAGGAAATGGTGATGCCGGGCGACAACGTGACGATCACGGTGAAGCTGATCAACCCGATCGCCATGGAAGAAGGCCTGCGCTTCGCTATCCGCGAAGGTGGTCGTACCGTCGGCGCTGGTGTCGTTGCCAAGATCCTCGAGTAA